A window of Streptomyces sp. SAI-127 contains these coding sequences:
- a CDS encoding muconolactone Delta-isomerase family protein → MREFLVEITTTVPEGTGQEEVDRRRAAEAVRARELAATGRLARLWRPVGELRSIGVWRAADEEELHEKVLGTLPLRPWMTFTVTPLAPHPNDPGTK, encoded by the coding sequence ATGCGAGAGTTCCTGGTCGAGATCACCACCACCGTTCCCGAGGGCACCGGACAGGAGGAGGTCGACCGGCGGCGGGCCGCCGAGGCCGTCCGCGCGAGGGAACTGGCCGCCACCGGCCGTCTCGCCCGACTGTGGCGGCCCGTGGGCGAGTTGCGCAGCATCGGGGTGTGGCGGGCCGCCGACGAGGAGGAGCTCCACGAGAAGGTGCTCGGCACCCTGCCGCTGCGCCCGTGGATGACCTTCACCGTCACCCCGCTCGCCCCGCATCCCAACGACCCCGGCACGAAGTGA
- a CDS encoding YbfB/YjiJ family MFS transporter, giving the protein MGVGRFVYTPIPPLMHTRAGLSTGAGANLATANYLGYLVGALAGILAPALIRSRTVLRASLILLTGTLAAMPLTHSTTVWSLLRLLAGVASALVFVVAAGSLLHHLRDHPPHLAGWAFGGVGGGIALSGLLVLVLRSAADWRTAWWAAAVLASLLAAASWNLRPQEAPVAATDGSGATPRTHRWFGALFVSYTLEGVGYIVAGTFLVAAIGQESPGWVGSGAWVLVGLAAVPSSALWARLGRRWSRPGLLLTALVIQAAGIALPALVGGTAAALGSAVLFGATFIGISSLALATGAHLRFPRSVALLTAGYSVGQILGPLVVAPLLHHGYHGALLLAALVVLVAAAAAAVLRIGFPHHMVVMGPTVPEQQRESTEDARPAAAGP; this is encoded by the coding sequence ATGGGAGTCGGCCGCTTCGTCTACACCCCGATCCCGCCCCTGATGCACACCCGGGCGGGCCTGTCCACGGGGGCCGGGGCGAACCTGGCCACCGCCAACTACCTCGGCTATCTCGTCGGCGCCCTGGCGGGCATCCTGGCCCCCGCACTGATCCGGTCGCGCACCGTACTGCGTGCCTCCCTCATCCTGCTGACCGGCACGCTCGCCGCGATGCCCCTCACCCACAGCACCACCGTCTGGAGTCTGCTGCGGCTGCTGGCCGGCGTGGCGAGCGCCCTGGTGTTCGTCGTCGCGGCCGGATCCCTCCTGCACCATCTGCGGGACCACCCGCCGCACCTGGCCGGCTGGGCCTTCGGCGGGGTGGGCGGCGGCATCGCGCTGTCCGGCCTGCTGGTCCTGGTGCTGCGGTCCGCCGCCGACTGGCGCACCGCCTGGTGGGCCGCCGCCGTACTGGCCTCGCTGCTCGCGGCCGCCTCGTGGAATCTACGGCCGCAGGAGGCGCCCGTCGCCGCCACGGACGGGAGCGGCGCGACACCCCGCACGCACCGCTGGTTCGGTGCGCTGTTCGTCAGCTACACGCTGGAGGGCGTCGGCTACATCGTCGCCGGGACCTTCCTGGTCGCCGCCATCGGGCAGGAGTCCCCGGGCTGGGTCGGCAGCGGCGCCTGGGTGCTCGTGGGCCTGGCCGCCGTGCCGTCCTCGGCACTGTGGGCCCGGCTGGGCCGCCGGTGGTCACGCCCCGGACTGCTGCTCACGGCGCTCGTGATCCAGGCGGCCGGCATCGCCCTGCCCGCCCTGGTCGGCGGTACGGCGGCGGCCCTCGGCTCGGCGGTGCTGTTCGGCGCCACGTTCATCGGCATCAGCTCGCTCGCCCTGGCCACCGGAGCGCACCTGCGGTTCCCCCGCTCGGTCGCCCTGCTGACCGCCGGGTACTCGGTCGGACAGATCCTGGGCCCGCTTGTCGTCGCCCCGCTGCTGCACCACGGCTACCACGGAGCTCTCCTGCTGGCTGCCCTCGTGGTCCTGGTGGCGGCCGCGGCCGCCGCCGTGCTCCGGATCGGTTTCCCGCACCACATGGTCGTAATGGGACCCACAGTCCCCGAGCAGCAGCGAGAATCGACCGAGGACGCCCGGCCCGCCGCGGCCGGCCCCTGA
- a CDS encoding GPP34 family phosphoprotein, producing MNTARDLAIVVLDVAADKPVEQGDLSLVLAGAEVLDLLDAHALALDGDRILPQAESPTGDRLLDEAAEALVRQEPYESVEDWLWRRGRGLSAAYVEDLERIGLTARSRGRRIPLRTGRTELVDSPARRQAEERRAAGEPVLAALVSAAGIGDDPAGELADDAATVLAAVGDAVMELEAVRQRKVIEDAAFDNVWRGY from the coding sequence ATGAACACCGCACGGGACCTCGCGATCGTCGTCCTCGATGTGGCCGCCGACAAGCCGGTGGAGCAGGGCGATCTCTCGCTCGTTCTCGCGGGAGCCGAGGTGCTCGACCTCCTCGACGCCCACGCCCTCGCCCTGGACGGCGACCGCATCCTGCCCCAGGCCGAATCCCCCACGGGCGACCGCCTGTTGGACGAGGCCGCCGAGGCGCTCGTACGGCAGGAGCCGTACGAGTCGGTCGAGGACTGGCTGTGGCGCCGGGGCCGCGGGCTGTCCGCGGCCTACGTCGAGGACCTGGAGCGGATCGGGCTGACGGCCCGCTCACGGGGCCGCCGGATCCCGCTGCGGACCGGACGTACGGAGCTGGTGGACTCGCCGGCCAGGCGGCAGGCCGAGGAGCGCCGGGCGGCGGGCGAACCCGTCCTCGCCGCTCTGGTGTCCGCCGCCGGGATCGGTGACGACCCGGCCGGAGAGCTCGCCGACGACGCGGCCACCGTGCTGGCCGCGGTCGGGGACGCGGTGATGGAACTGGAGGCCGTACGCCAGCGGAAGGTCATCGAGGACGCCGCGTTCGACAACGTCTGGCGCGGTTACTAG
- a CDS encoding TetR/AcrR family transcriptional regulator, with amino-acid sequence MGRTSDARQKILGAARSLIEGRGYSALGVAEICKAAGVPKGSFYYFFESKEALALAVVDEHWAAQRRDWETVLGTDADPLRRLRGLFEQTEAGQRAVQEGCGTVSGCLFGNLTLELSNHAEPVRGRLQEIFDAQVDMVEAVVAEARDRGEVSVSDPREAARAVVAQLEGQVMFAKLYNSPQRLSPLWDNCRALLGAAGS; translated from the coding sequence GTGGGACGTACCAGTGACGCCAGGCAGAAGATCCTCGGTGCCGCGCGCTCGCTCATCGAGGGGCGCGGCTACTCGGCGCTGGGCGTGGCCGAGATCTGCAAGGCGGCCGGGGTGCCGAAGGGCAGTTTCTACTACTTCTTCGAGTCCAAGGAGGCCCTCGCGCTCGCCGTCGTCGACGAGCACTGGGCAGCCCAACGGCGGGACTGGGAAACCGTGTTGGGCACAGACGCGGACCCCCTGCGGCGGCTGCGCGGACTCTTCGAGCAGACCGAGGCCGGCCAGCGTGCCGTCCAGGAGGGCTGCGGAACGGTCTCGGGCTGTCTGTTCGGGAACCTCACTCTGGAGCTGAGCAACCACGCCGAGCCGGTGCGCGGACGGCTGCAGGAGATCTTCGACGCGCAGGTCGACATGGTCGAGGCGGTCGTCGCCGAGGCCCGGGACCGCGGCGAGGTCAGCGTGTCCGACCCACGGGAGGCGGCGCGGGCGGTGGTGGCCCAACTGGAGGGCCAGGTGATGTTCGCCAAGCTCTACAACAGCCCCCAGCGCCTGAGCCCCCTGTGGGACAACTGCCGAGCCCTGCTCGGTGCCGCAGGCTCCTAG
- a CDS encoding GAF domain-containing protein, translating to MNYDPPRPAGRLLLTPEDKEAPDRARRLRLLDLGERPEPALDAFAERLAEHTGAPYAMVNFVGENRQFFAGLRIPAARPPADGDEAKPEVGRYMARDHGFCPHVIARRKALVLEDVRDYPRFAGNPVVDEFGIRSYLGAPLIDSTGMVLGTVCAADVQPRTWGKSGLETIKSSAAELVARLQRREADGLPVL from the coding sequence ATGAACTACGACCCACCACGCCCGGCCGGTCGTCTGCTGCTCACCCCCGAGGACAAGGAGGCCCCGGACCGGGCGCGACGGCTGCGCCTGCTGGACCTCGGGGAGCGCCCGGAGCCCGCTCTGGACGCCTTCGCCGAGCGGCTCGCCGAGCACACGGGAGCGCCGTACGCCATGGTCAACTTCGTCGGCGAGAACCGGCAGTTCTTCGCCGGTCTCAGGATTCCCGCGGCCCGGCCCCCGGCGGACGGCGACGAGGCCAAGCCGGAAGTGGGCCGCTATATGGCGCGCGACCATGGGTTCTGCCCCCATGTGATCGCCCGCCGCAAGGCGCTGGTCCTGGAGGACGTCCGTGACTATCCGCGGTTCGCGGGCAACCCGGTCGTCGACGAGTTCGGCATCCGTTCCTATCTGGGCGCGCCGCTCATCGACTCGACGGGGATGGTGCTGGGCACGGTGTGCGCAGCGGACGTGCAGCCCCGGACCTGGGGGAAGTCCGGCCTGGAGACCATAAAGTCGTCGGCGGCGGAACTGGTCGCGCGTCTGCAGCGACGGGAGGCCGACGGGCTTCCGGTGCTGTGA
- a CDS encoding ATP/GTP-binding protein, with translation MDYDDSSDPFPTALKILVAGGFGVGKTTFVGAVSEIAPLSTEELLTTVSAATDSLDGIENKVETTVAMDFGRITLDPEHVLYLFGTPGQERFWFMWDELSEGALGAVILADTRRLEDCFAAVDFFEQRGLGFIVAINEFDGGYRYDPEEVRAAIDLPPEIPIVRCDARISSSGVQTLLTLVRHLIAHSPAPAPSHGAHM, from the coding sequence ATGGACTACGACGACAGCTCTGACCCCTTCCCCACCGCACTGAAGATCCTGGTGGCGGGAGGGTTCGGGGTAGGCAAGACGACCTTCGTGGGCGCGGTCAGCGAGATCGCTCCCCTCAGCACGGAGGAACTGCTCACCACGGTCAGCGCCGCGACCGACAGTCTCGACGGTATCGAGAACAAGGTCGAGACGACGGTGGCCATGGACTTCGGCAGGATCACCCTCGATCCGGAACACGTCCTGTACCTGTTCGGCACGCCCGGGCAGGAGCGGTTCTGGTTCATGTGGGACGAACTCTCCGAGGGCGCGCTCGGCGCGGTGATCCTCGCCGACACCCGCAGACTGGAGGACTGCTTCGCCGCCGTGGACTTCTTCGAACAGCGCGGCCTCGGATTCATCGTCGCGATCAACGAGTTCGACGGGGGGTACCGCTACGACCCCGAGGAGGTCCGCGCCGCCATCGACCTCCCGCCGGAGATCCCGATCGTGCGCTGCGACGCACGGATCTCCAGTTCCGGTGTGCAGACCCTGCTCACCCTCGTACGGCATCTCATCGCCCACAGCCCGGCGCCCGCGCCGAGCCATGGCGCCCACATGTGA
- a CDS encoding DUF742 domain-containing protein — protein MAAVGDGPWLDDAAGRLVRPFTVSNGRTRPSIAFDLLSHVMATGATPIGYLGPEHAQALDLCRAPVSVAEVAAHLKLPAVVTKVLLSDLVDCGALTTKPPEFTHNPTDRALLEAVLDGLRRQL, from the coding sequence GTGGCGGCGGTCGGCGACGGGCCCTGGCTCGACGACGCGGCCGGGCGGCTGGTGCGGCCCTTCACGGTCAGCAACGGCCGCACCCGGCCGTCCATCGCGTTCGACCTGCTGTCGCACGTGATGGCCACCGGTGCCACCCCCATCGGCTACCTCGGCCCCGAGCACGCGCAGGCCCTCGACCTGTGCCGCGCGCCCGTCTCGGTCGCCGAGGTCGCCGCCCATCTCAAGCTGCCGGCGGTGGTCACCAAGGTGCTGCTGTCCGACCTCGTCGACTGCGGGGCGCTGACCACCAAGCCCCCCGAGTTCACCCACAACCCGACTGACCGGGCTCTTCTGGAGGCAGTGCTCGATGGACTACGACGACAGCTCTGA
- a CDS encoding roadblock/LC7 domain-containing protein: MASEAPTGHVSDLDWLMSGLVQRVPHTSSAVLLSCDGLVKSVHGLDGDSADHMAALASGLYSLGRSAGVRFGDGGDVRQVVVELDSTLLFVTTAGSGTCLAVLAGREADAAVLGYEMAMLVKSVRPYLVTAPRQHAVESPAMRP, translated from the coding sequence ATGGCGAGCGAAGCGCCGACCGGCCATGTATCCGATCTCGACTGGCTGATGAGCGGCCTCGTGCAGCGCGTACCGCACACCAGCAGCGCGGTCCTGCTGTCCTGCGACGGGCTCGTGAAGTCGGTCCACGGCCTCGACGGGGACAGCGCCGACCACATGGCGGCCCTGGCCTCCGGCCTCTACTCCCTCGGCCGCAGCGCGGGCGTCCGCTTCGGCGACGGCGGAGACGTCCGCCAGGTCGTCGTCGAACTCGACTCGACGCTGCTGTTCGTGACCACCGCGGGCTCCGGCACCTGTCTCGCCGTACTCGCCGGCCGTGAGGCCGACGCGGCGGTGCTCGGCTACGAGATGGCGATGCTCGTCAAGAGCGTGCGTCCCTACCTGGTGACCGCGCCCCGGCAGCACGCCGTCGAATCCCCGGCGATGAGGCCTTGA
- a CDS encoding ATP-binding protein, which translates to MSHLRAPAARADRREGGRHGRPVARPAPSLPETHIRPQLLRLAVLPPIAVALSGCAAVLFTVRSTGAQPSLILWGVLAGAVSVTLAGILIAAVAADRAAKTVSDRVGALRRSSARREADLRVLVEGLRRGEIPPGHGPCSGPPDDADDFDLLAADLARAHDGAVTAVVQAAQLSSQAGSEQKLEVFVNLARRLQSLVHREISILDELENEIEDPDLLKGLFHVDHLATRIRRHAENLAVLGGAVSRRQWSNPVSMTEVLRSAIAEVEQYSRVKLVPPIDGTLRGHAVADVIHLLAELVENATVFSAPHTQVLLRANLVTSGLAVEVEDRGLGMPVAEQHRMNALLADPDQVNVASLLADGRIGLFVVSQLAKRHGIHVRLQTNIYGGVQAVLVVPQALLGSAPGAIGAQSPEAAGSGGAAGTAVSAQGPAHPRPGHEARHRGAPADPRRGESPGTESGLNGSASPTARSGGAVPQGARGVRNGSGPVRNGNGHEPSDGDRASTGGGSVADAAGSLTHGGGAVPADGGAALDGGGDVSSRRGRGPGGSDPLPSGGAPFLNGGSEAPSGGGSVSSERGRLPGGGGSSPDGGGGVSSGRGQVPGGSDFSAGGGGAFLGGGSGVPSGGGQVPGGSDFSSGGVGAFLGGGSGVLSGGGQVPGDGGSLASGGGSVLNGGSEAPGGGEAWSDGNGSLARGMPERKPGGGGTGPNGGGPHSGRPAPLPVRGARADRPTPAEAVPGIRPDDRRLVAEHVTAPPTPRTGTVRGTMGKPQLPRRRAQEHIAPQLRGGPTPRQEPEYPAGHDPGLMAAFQRGISLAEAQQHLEQAPGESTTTLPSPRMEADPMDPAHTVSAHMDTTPMGPTPMSAAPMDSVHMGPAHVGSGHPDTAARVRTYTDTSYTDEAHSDTGSAAFAPPESRPAPIDVTPMERHHISEAHGLDHDRTTPRHDGSAPAG; encoded by the coding sequence ATGTCTCACCTCCGTGCCCCGGCCGCACGCGCAGACCGCCGTGAGGGCGGGCGGCATGGGCGGCCGGTCGCCCGCCCCGCCCCCTCGCTGCCTGAGACGCACATACGGCCGCAACTACTGCGGCTGGCCGTGCTCCCACCGATCGCGGTCGCGCTCAGCGGCTGTGCGGCCGTCCTGTTCACCGTCCGCTCCACCGGGGCACAACCCAGCCTCATTCTGTGGGGTGTCCTGGCCGGGGCGGTCTCGGTGACCCTCGCGGGCATCCTCATCGCCGCCGTGGCGGCCGACCGCGCCGCCAAGACGGTGAGCGACCGCGTCGGCGCGTTGCGCCGCAGCAGTGCGCGCCGCGAGGCCGACCTGCGGGTCCTGGTCGAGGGGCTGCGCCGCGGGGAGATTCCGCCGGGGCACGGTCCGTGCAGCGGTCCGCCCGACGACGCCGACGACTTCGACCTGCTCGCCGCCGACCTGGCCCGCGCCCACGACGGAGCCGTCACCGCGGTCGTCCAGGCCGCCCAGCTCTCCAGCCAGGCCGGTAGCGAACAGAAGCTGGAGGTCTTCGTCAACCTCGCGCGGCGGCTTCAGTCGCTGGTGCACCGCGAGATCTCCATCCTCGACGAGCTGGAGAACGAGATCGAGGACCCCGACCTGCTCAAGGGGCTCTTCCACGTCGACCACCTCGCCACCCGGATCCGCCGGCACGCCGAGAACCTCGCCGTCCTCGGCGGTGCCGTCTCGCGTCGGCAGTGGAGCAACCCCGTCTCCATGACCGAGGTGCTGCGCTCCGCCATCGCCGAGGTCGAGCAGTACTCGCGGGTCAAACTCGTGCCGCCGATCGACGGCACGCTGCGTGGGCACGCCGTCGCCGACGTCATCCATTTGCTGGCCGAACTCGTCGAGAACGCCACGGTGTTCTCGGCGCCGCACACTCAAGTGCTGCTGCGCGCCAACCTCGTGACCTCCGGGCTCGCCGTCGAGGTGGAGGACCGCGGCCTCGGCATGCCCGTCGCCGAACAGCACCGGATGAACGCCCTGTTGGCGGATCCCGACCAGGTCAACGTCGCGAGCCTGCTGGCCGACGGGCGCATCGGGCTGTTCGTGGTGTCACAGCTCGCGAAGCGGCACGGGATCCATGTCCGGCTCCAGACCAACATCTACGGCGGTGTCCAGGCCGTCCTCGTGGTGCCGCAGGCACTGCTGGGTTCGGCGCCGGGCGCCATCGGTGCGCAGTCGCCGGAAGCCGCGGGGTCGGGCGGGGCCGCGGGTACGGCCGTATCCGCGCAGGGCCCGGCCCATCCGCGACCCGGACATGAGGCACGGCACCGGGGCGCGCCCGCCGATCCGCGCCGGGGGGAGTCCCCGGGCACGGAGTCCGGGCTCAACGGCAGCGCGTCGCCGACGGCGAGGAGCGGCGGAGCGGTGCCGCAGGGCGCCCGGGGCGTTCGAAACGGCAGCGGGCCCGTACGGAACGGCAATGGTCACGAGCCGAGTGACGGTGACCGTGCGTCGACCGGCGGCGGATCCGTGGCCGACGCTGCCGGGTCGCTGACGCATGGCGGCGGAGCCGTACCGGCCGACGGCGGGGCTGCGCTGGACGGTGGCGGGGACGTGTCGAGTCGTCGGGGGCGTGGGCCTGGTGGCAGCGATCCTCTACCGAGCGGCGGTGCGCCCTTTCTGAACGGTGGCTCGGAGGCACCGAGTGGAGGGGGGAGCGTTTCGAGTGAGCGCGGCCGCCTGCCGGGGGGTGGCGGGTCTTCGCCGGACGGCGGCGGGGGAGTGTCGAGCGGCCGGGGGCAGGTGCCCGGCGGCAGTGACTTCTCGGCGGGTGGCGGTGGGGCCTTCCTGGGCGGTGGCTCGGGGGTTCCGAGTGGTGGCGGGCAGGTGCCTGGCGGCAGTGACTTCTCGTCGGGTGGCGTTGGGGCCTTCCTGGGCGGTGGCTCGGGGGTACTGAGTGGTGGCGGGCAGGTGCCCGGCGACGGCGGCTCCCTGGCGAGTGGCGGTGGGTCCGTCCTGAACGGCGGCTCGGAGGCGCCGGGTGGGGGCGAGGCCTGGTCCGACGGGAACGGGTCTTTGGCCCGTGGCATGCCCGAGCGGAAGCCCGGCGGTGGTGGAACCGGGCCGAACGGCGGTGGACCGCACTCGGGGCGGCCTGCGCCGCTGCCTGTGCGCGGTGCCCGTGCCGACCGGCCGACCCCCGCCGAGGCCGTACCCGGGATCAGGCCCGACGACCGGCGGCTGGTCGCGGAGCACGTGACCGCACCGCCCACCCCGCGTACCGGGACCGTGCGCGGCACCATGGGCAAGCCCCAACTGCCCCGGCGCCGCGCACAGGAACACATCGCACCCCAACTGCGCGGCGGACCGACGCCACGGCAGGAACCCGAGTACCCGGCCGGCCACGACCCGGGACTCATGGCGGCCTTCCAGCGCGGCATCAGCCTCGCCGAGGCCCAGCAGCACCTGGAGCAGGCGCCCGGCGAATCGACCACAACGCTGCCGTCGCCCCGTATGGAGGCCGACCCCATGGACCCGGCACACACGGTGTCCGCACACATGGACACCACCCCTATGGGGCCCACCCCCATGAGCGCCGCTCCCATGGACTCCGTACACATGGGCCCCGCCCACGTGGGTTCGGGGCACCCAGATACGGCGGCAAGGGTCCGCACGTATACGGACACCTCTTACACAGACGAGGCCCACTCGGACACCGGCTCCGCGGCATTCGCCCCTCCGGAGTCCCGCCCCGCCCCCATTGACGTAACTCCCATGGAGCGGCACCACATATCCGAGGCGCACGGTCTCGATCACGACCGCACCACCCCCCGGCACGACGGGAGCGCACCCGCCGGATGA
- a CDS encoding MBL fold metallo-hydrolase, whose amino-acid sequence MTGFRPLSSGLRALQPAAFGADPSGERMARIRRSPHFKDGVFQNPGGTARIRPDGSAIDFAKGYFDSDARQQRAPQGRIPVHATTLADLSKPPATGLRLTWMGHSSVLAEIDGRRVLFDPVWGERCSPFPFAGPKRLHPVPLPLAALGPVDVIVISHDHYDHLDMPTIKQLAGTDTVFAVPLGVGAHLEHWGVSADRLHELDWHESTQVAGLTLTATPARHFCGRGLRNTQHTLWASWVVSSGEHRVYHSGDTGYFEGFKDIGASFGPFDATMIQLGAYSEFWPEIHMTPEEAVQSHLDLQGGDAAEGVLLPIHWGTFNLAQHPWAEPAERTMLLAHKAGVAMATPRPGEPFEPGAVPVADPWWRGVAKAPAGGWAALPTVAEEPAPVVEA is encoded by the coding sequence GTGACCGGCTTCCGTCCCCTGAGCTCCGGGCTCCGAGCGCTGCAGCCCGCGGCCTTCGGTGCGGACCCGAGCGGTGAGCGCATGGCGCGTATCCGCAGATCCCCCCACTTCAAAGACGGTGTCTTCCAGAACCCCGGCGGAACCGCCAGGATCCGGCCCGACGGGTCGGCGATCGACTTCGCCAAGGGCTACTTCGACAGCGACGCCCGGCAGCAGCGAGCACCGCAGGGCCGGATCCCGGTCCATGCCACGACGCTCGCCGACCTCTCCAAGCCGCCGGCCACCGGACTGCGGCTGACCTGGATGGGGCACTCCAGCGTGCTCGCCGAGATCGACGGACGGCGGGTGCTGTTCGATCCCGTCTGGGGTGAGCGGTGCTCCCCGTTCCCCTTCGCCGGGCCCAAGCGGCTGCACCCCGTGCCCTTGCCGCTCGCAGCGCTCGGTCCGGTCGACGTGATCGTCATCTCCCACGATCACTACGACCACCTGGACATGCCCACGATCAAGCAACTGGCCGGGACGGACACCGTCTTCGCCGTGCCGCTCGGTGTGGGAGCCCATCTCGAGCACTGGGGGGTGTCCGCCGACCGGCTGCATGAGCTGGACTGGCACGAGTCGACCCAGGTCGCCGGGCTGACGCTGACGGCCACCCCCGCCCGTCACTTCTGCGGGCGAGGGCTGCGGAACACCCAGCACACGCTGTGGGCGTCCTGGGTCGTCTCCAGTGGAGAACACCGGGTCTACCACAGCGGTGACACCGGGTACTTCGAGGGGTTCAAGGACATCGGCGCGTCGTTCGGGCCCTTCGACGCGACGATGATCCAGCTCGGCGCCTACTCGGAGTTCTGGCCGGAGATTCACATGACGCCTGAGGAGGCAGTGCAGTCTCATCTGGATCTGCAGGGCGGGGACGCGGCGGAGGGGGTGCTGCTGCCGATCCACTGGGGCACGTTCAATCTCGCGCAGCATCCTTGGGCGGAGCCCGCGGAGCGGACGATGTTGCTGGCCCACAAGGCCGGCGTCGCGATGGCCACGCCTCGGCCGGGGGAGCCGTTCGAGCCCGGGGCCGTGCCGGTGGCCGATCCTTGGTGGCGGGGGGTGGCGAAGGCGCCGGCCGGGGGGTGGGCGGCGTTGCCGACGGTGGCGGAGGAGCCGGCACCTGTAGTGGAGGCCTGA
- a CDS encoding Glu/Leu/Phe/Val dehydrogenase dimerization domain-containing protein, whose amino-acid sequence MTTPLLSLTWTDHVTGRQGFLVVDRLVRGVASGGLRMRPGCTLDEVTGLARGMTMKEALHYDSEARYIPLGGAKGGIDCDPRDPAAYGLLVRYLRAMRPYVESLWTTGEDLGLSQDLVDRAAAEAGLVSSIQAVYPLLDDEATARRRLADAFAVEVDGIGLDELAGGCGVTESVLAALDLAGVPYAGTRVAVQGLGTMGGATARFLTRAGLTVVAVADIKGTVFNPAGLDVEALLAARDAYGTVDRSALRPADRELPGDAWLSLDAEVLVPAAVSYTIDTGNQERIRARWIVEAANMPVLPAAEALLAARGVTVLPDVVVNSGTNAWWWWTLFGDIGADADEAFAHIRRSMRALVEQLLARAEADGSSPRAAAHALVADRLPVIADRFGWYR is encoded by the coding sequence GTGACCACCCCCCTGCTGTCCCTCACCTGGACCGACCACGTCACCGGCCGCCAGGGCTTCCTGGTCGTCGACCGGCTGGTACGGGGTGTCGCCAGCGGCGGCCTGCGCATGCGCCCCGGCTGCACCCTGGACGAGGTCACGGGGCTCGCCCGCGGCATGACCATGAAAGAGGCCCTGCACTACGACTCCGAGGCGCGGTACATCCCGCTGGGCGGCGCCAAGGGCGGCATCGACTGCGACCCCCGGGACCCGGCGGCGTACGGCCTCCTCGTGCGCTACCTGCGCGCCATGCGGCCGTACGTCGAAAGCCTCTGGACGACGGGCGAGGACCTCGGTCTCAGCCAGGACCTGGTGGACCGGGCGGCCGCGGAGGCCGGCCTGGTCTCCTCGATCCAGGCGGTCTATCCGCTGCTCGACGACGAGGCCACGGCCCGGCGGCGGCTCGCGGACGCGTTCGCCGTCGAGGTCGACGGCATCGGGCTCGATGAACTGGCCGGCGGCTGCGGGGTCACCGAGTCGGTCCTCGCGGCCCTGGACCTGGCCGGGGTGCCGTACGCGGGCACGCGCGTGGCGGTGCAGGGCCTCGGCACCATGGGCGGGGCCACGGCACGCTTCCTCACGCGCGCGGGGCTCACCGTGGTGGCCGTCGCCGACATCAAGGGCACGGTCTTCAACCCCGCGGGGCTCGACGTCGAGGCGCTGCTGGCCGCCAGGGACGCCTACGGCACCGTGGACCGCTCGGCCCTGCGCCCCGCCGATCGCGAACTGCCCGGCGACGCCTGGCTGTCGCTCGACGCGGAGGTACTCGTGCCCGCGGCGGTGTCGTACACGATCGACACCGGCAACCAGGAGCGGATCAGGGCCCGTTGGATCGTCGAGGCGGCCAACATGCCGGTCCTGCCCGCGGCGGAGGCGCTGTTGGCCGCGCGCGGGGTCACCGTACTGCCGGACGTGGTGGTCAACTCCGGGACCAACGCCTGGTGGTGGTGGACCCTGTTCGGCGACATCGGCGCGGACGCGGACGAGGCCTTCGCGCACATACGGCGTTCCATGCGTGCCCTCGTCGAGCAGTTGCTGGCCCGCGCGGAGGCGGACGGGAGCTCGCCGCGCGCCGCCGCCCACGCCCTGGTGGCGGACCGGCTGCCGGTGATCGCGGACCGGTTCGGCTGGTACCGCTGA
- a CDS encoding TetR/AcrR family transcriptional regulator: protein MARVRLTVAERREELLRAAIEQIEARGVAAVRIADVASVLGVSNALVLYHFSTKEKLVAAAFTYAAEDDLAHLRKLLGRRTSALRRLRAAVRWYAPTGQAKGWRLWIEGWAVALREPALQEVTRDLDRRWKAALAEVIAEGVAAGEFDCPDPQATALRLTALLDGLAVQLTSYAGAVPGSRAQAWVDEALARELGLDGTGSA from the coding sequence GTGGCGAGAGTGCGGTTGACAGTGGCCGAGCGGCGCGAGGAGCTGCTCCGGGCCGCCATCGAGCAGATCGAGGCGCGGGGCGTGGCAGCCGTCAGGATCGCCGACGTGGCCTCGGTGCTCGGAGTCAGCAACGCCCTGGTGCTCTACCACTTCTCCACGAAGGAGAAGCTGGTCGCCGCCGCGTTCACCTACGCCGCCGAGGACGATCTGGCCCATCTGCGCAAGCTCCTGGGCCGCCGTACCAGCGCCTTGCGTCGGCTGCGGGCGGCCGTTCGCTGGTACGCGCCGACGGGCCAGGCCAAGGGCTGGCGGCTGTGGATCGAGGGCTGGGCGGTGGCCCTGCGCGAGCCGGCGCTCCAGGAGGTCACCCGCGACCTCGACAGGCGCTGGAAGGCGGCCCTCGCGGAAGTGATCGCCGAGGGCGTGGCCGCGGGCGAGTTCGACTGCCCGGACCCGCAGGCCACGGCCCTGCGCCTCACCGCCCTCCTGGACGGCCTGGCCGTCCAACTGACGTCCTACGCGGGCGCGGTGCCCGGATCCCGGGCCCAGGCGTGGGTGGACGAGGCCCTGGCCCGCGAACTCGGGCTGGACGGCACGGGGTCCGCATAG